A part of Tardiphaga sp. vice304 genomic DNA contains:
- a CDS encoding histidine kinase dimerization/phosphoacceptor domain -containing protein, producing MKAALHASEDQRLAALRSYGILDTPREREFDDVVKLVSEICNAPISVINLIDDGRQWFKAEVGLGVRETPIDSSLCAHAILQPGLFIVPDTTLDDRFCDNPLVIGDPRLRFYAGALLQTSDGLPLGTLCVLDFMPRQLDDTQKALLQVMAGQVMKTLELRRLIAVERAGRLAAELVVEENKVLAREGDHRVMNSLQLVQSVLSLQMRSADSADTRSHLESARNRVLAIASVHKELHLGGSLEDVEAGAFLRRICDSLKLNAPARIDAIHVTTDVLMMRSDLASTMGLIFAELVTNSFKYAYPEHGRGAVDVAFRRTAQGWTLTVSDAGQDLPPGFDPARSHGVGMRVVSALVRRLNATLSFTGAPPTTSFTVAFGRG from the coding sequence GTGAAAGCAGCGTTGCACGCTTCAGAAGATCAGCGACTTGCGGCGCTTCGCAGCTATGGCATCCTGGACACGCCGCGCGAACGCGAGTTCGACGACGTGGTGAAGCTGGTGTCCGAGATATGCAACGCGCCGATCTCGGTGATCAATCTGATCGATGACGGCCGCCAGTGGTTCAAGGCCGAGGTCGGGCTCGGCGTGCGCGAGACGCCGATCGACAGCTCGCTGTGCGCCCATGCGATCCTGCAGCCGGGCCTGTTCATCGTTCCCGATACCACGCTGGACGACCGCTTCTGCGATAATCCGCTGGTGATCGGCGATCCCCGGCTGCGCTTCTATGCCGGCGCGCTGCTGCAGACTTCCGACGGCCTGCCGCTCGGCACCTTGTGCGTGCTGGACTTCATGCCGCGGCAGCTCGACGATACCCAGAAGGCGCTGCTGCAGGTGATGGCCGGCCAGGTCATGAAGACGCTGGAGCTGCGCCGGCTGATCGCCGTCGAGCGCGCCGGGCGTCTCGCCGCCGAACTCGTGGTCGAGGAGAACAAGGTGCTGGCGCGCGAGGGCGATCACCGCGTGATGAACTCGCTGCAGCTGGTGCAGTCCGTGCTCAGCCTGCAGATGCGCAGCGCCGACAGCGCGGACACCCGGTCGCATCTGGAATCCGCTCGCAACCGCGTGCTGGCGATCGCCTCGGTGCACAAGGAGCTGCATCTTGGCGGCAGCCTCGAGGACGTCGAGGCCGGTGCCTTCCTGCGCCGCATCTGCGACAGCCTGAAGCTGAACGCGCCGGCCCGCATCGACGCCATCCATGTCACCACCGACGTGCTGATGATGCGCTCCGATCTCGCCAGCACGATGGGCCTGATCTTCGCCGAGCTGGTCACCAACAGCTTCAAATACGCCTATCCGGAACACGGCCGCGGCGCCGTCGACGTCGCGTTCCGGCGCACCGCGCAGGGCTGGACGCTGACCGTGAGCGACGCCGGCCAGGACCTGCCGCCCGGCTTCGACCCCGCCCGCAGCCACGGCGTCGGCATGCGCGTCGTCAGCGCTCTGGTCCGCCGCCTCAACGCCACGCTGTCCTTTACCGGCGCCCCGCCGACCACGAGCTTCACGGTGGCGTTCGGGCGCGGATGA
- a CDS encoding IS110 family transposase codes for MTNNNTETAGIDTAKDKLDIAVHGREQRWQVPNVAAGWRQLAADLGKAGVTKVGIEATGGYERGVVTHLRTKGFVVLVLQPIQVKNFARLHLRRAKNDALDAVLVAACAAVLDPPSVDADPRLTELADHLTFVEQIEEDMVRLKTRLEHIDEPRRRRLVLNDIDRLKARRATELLRIAGQLRDHPDLARRLDLVLSVPGIGERTALALIIRMPELGQISREKAAALAGLAPFDDDSGKHRGQRHIAGGRSRLRRSLFAAALPASFRWNKALCALYERLKARGKATTRRSSPALASSSSTPTPSSSAARHGLKSRPRFNGCYACCR; via the coding sequence ATGACGAACAATAACACGGAAACGGCCGGCATCGATACGGCCAAAGACAAGCTCGACATTGCGGTGCATGGCCGGGAGCAGCGATGGCAGGTGCCCAACGTAGCGGCGGGATGGCGGCAGTTGGCGGCCGATCTCGGTAAGGCAGGCGTCACCAAAGTCGGTATCGAGGCCACCGGTGGTTATGAACGTGGCGTGGTTACGCATTTGCGCACCAAAGGCTTCGTCGTGCTGGTGCTGCAGCCGATCCAGGTCAAGAACTTTGCCAGGCTGCATCTGCGGCGCGCCAAGAACGACGCCCTGGATGCCGTGCTGGTCGCCGCCTGCGCGGCGGTGCTCGATCCTCCATCTGTCGACGCGGATCCAAGGCTCACGGAGCTGGCAGATCACCTGACCTTCGTCGAACAGATCGAGGAAGACATGGTCCGCCTCAAGACTCGGCTCGAACATATCGACGAGCCACGACGGCGGCGTCTGGTCCTCAACGACATCGATCGGCTGAAGGCGCGCCGAGCCACCGAACTCCTACGAATCGCGGGCCAACTGCGCGACCATCCGGATCTGGCGCGGCGCCTCGATCTGGTGCTCAGCGTCCCCGGCATCGGCGAGCGGACTGCGCTGGCGCTGATCATCCGCATGCCTGAGCTCGGCCAAATCAGCCGGGAGAAGGCGGCAGCTCTTGCCGGCCTTGCGCCGTTCGACGATGACAGCGGCAAGCATAGGGGGCAGCGCCACATTGCAGGTGGTCGAAGCCGCCTGCGTCGCTCGCTGTTTGCTGCGGCGCTGCCGGCCTCGTTCCGCTGGAACAAGGCCCTGTGCGCGCTCTACGAGCGCCTGAAAGCCCGCGGCAAGGCCACAACGAGGCGCTCATCGCCTGCGCTCGCAAGCTCCTCATCTACGCCAACACCGTCGTCGAGCGCGGCACGCCATGGGTTGAAAAGCAGGCCGCGCTTTAATGGTTGCTACGCTTGCTGCCGATGA
- a CDS encoding ABC transporter substrate-binding protein, with protein MRNSHAATSFAHLLATATIAVALSAAPAAAQKKYDSGASDSEIRIGQTVPFSGPASAYSSIGKTQAAYFRMVNEQGGVNGRKINLIQYDDAYSPPKAVEQVRKLVESDEVLLTFQIVGTPSNAAVQKYLNQKQVPQLFSATGATRFSDPKNFPWTMGYNPNYHSEGRIYGKYILKNYPAAKIAILWQNDDLGRDYVNGIKAGLGDKAASMIVSDASYELADPTIDSQIVKLKSSGADLLFSASTPKFAAQAIKKVADLGWKPVHIVDINATSVGAVLVPAGLENSKGLISTNYGKDPLDPQWKDDAGMKRYFAFMDKYYPEGDKNSNFNTYAYDNAQLMVKVLERCGNELTRANVMKQATSLSGYGSDLLLPGITYSSSPTDYRVNKQLQMQRFNGERWELFGPIIEDDAAG; from the coding sequence ATGAGGAATTCACACGCCGCGACTTCGTTCGCGCATCTGCTCGCCACCGCGACGATAGCCGTCGCTTTATCCGCCGCACCCGCTGCAGCGCAAAAGAAATACGATTCCGGCGCCTCCGACAGCGAGATCAGGATCGGCCAGACCGTGCCGTTCTCCGGGCCTGCGTCCGCCTATTCCTCGATCGGCAAGACCCAGGCGGCGTATTTCCGCATGGTCAACGAACAGGGCGGCGTCAACGGCCGCAAGATCAATCTGATCCAGTATGACGACGCCTATTCGCCGCCCAAGGCGGTGGAACAGGTGCGCAAGCTGGTCGAGAGCGACGAGGTGCTGCTGACGTTCCAGATCGTCGGCACGCCGTCCAATGCCGCCGTGCAGAAATATCTCAACCAGAAACAGGTGCCGCAACTGTTCTCCGCCACCGGCGCCACGCGATTCTCCGATCCGAAGAACTTTCCGTGGACGATGGGCTACAACCCGAACTACCACAGCGAGGGCCGGATCTACGGCAAGTACATTCTGAAAAACTATCCCGCCGCCAAGATCGCTATCCTCTGGCAGAACGACGACCTCGGCCGCGACTATGTCAACGGCATCAAGGCCGGGCTCGGCGACAAGGCCGCGAGCATGATCGTCTCCGACGCCTCCTACGAACTCGCCGACCCGACGATCGACTCGCAGATCGTCAAGCTGAAATCCTCCGGCGCAGATCTCTTGTTCTCGGCCTCGACGCCGAAATTCGCAGCACAAGCCATCAAGAAGGTGGCCGACTTGGGCTGGAAGCCCGTGCACATCGTCGACATCAACGCCACCTCGGTCGGCGCCGTGCTGGTGCCCGCGGGACTGGAGAATTCGAAGGGGCTGATCTCGACGAATTACGGCAAGGACCCGCTCGACCCGCAATGGAAGGACGATGCAGGCATGAAGCGCTATTTCGCCTTCATGGACAAATACTATCCCGAGGGCGACAAGAACTCGAACTTCAACACCTACGCCTATGACAATGCGCAGCTGATGGTGAAGGTGCTGGAGCGCTGCGGCAACGAGCTGACCCGCGCCAATGTGATGAAGCAGGCGACGTCGCTGTCCGGCTACGGCAGCGACCTGCTGCTCCCCGGCATCACCTACTCCAGCTCGCCGACGGATTACCGCGTCAACAAGCAATTGCAGATGCAGCGGTTTAACGGCGAGAGGTGGGAGCTGTTCGGGCCGATCATCGAGGACGATGCGGCGGGGTGA
- a CDS encoding DUF1304 domain-containing protein yields the protein MVWTGNLLVALVAALHVYFMVLEMFLWTRPYGLKTFGNTLTKAQASAVLAANQGLYNGFLAAGLVWSLLHAAPAFAWQLKVFFLLCVITAGLYGAWSVSRKILFVQALPAAIALAVVTLA from the coding sequence ATGGTCTGGACTGGAAACCTATTGGTGGCGCTGGTGGCGGCGCTGCACGTCTATTTCATGGTGCTGGAGATGTTTCTCTGGACCCGGCCCTATGGCCTGAAGACCTTCGGCAACACGCTGACCAAGGCGCAAGCATCCGCCGTGCTCGCCGCCAATCAGGGTCTGTATAATGGCTTCCTCGCCGCCGGCCTCGTCTGGAGCCTGCTGCACGCCGCGCCGGCCTTCGCCTGGCAGCTGAAAGTCTTCTTCCTGCTGTGCGTGATCACAGCAGGCCTGTACGGCGCCTGGAGCGTCAGCCGCAAGATCCTGTTCGTGCAGGCGCTGCCCGCGGCGATCGCACTCGCCGTGGTCACGCTGGCTTGA
- a CDS encoding protein YbgS, whose protein sequence is MKKIILATAITALMTGAAFAQANPNAPQPSSTGAGINQPGTTSTGVAVDRSDSGKMGTTTGMKKDSMKKDGMHKDGMAKDGMAKDGMAKDGMAKDGMSKGSMSK, encoded by the coding sequence ATGAAGAAGATTATTCTCGCTACCGCCATCACCGCCCTGATGACCGGCGCCGCTTTCGCGCAGGCCAATCCGAACGCGCCGCAGCCGTCCTCGACCGGTGCCGGCATCAACCAGCCCGGCACGACCAGCACCGGCGTCGCCGTTGATCGCTCCGACAGCGGCAAGATGGGTACCACCACCGGCATGAAGAAGGACAGCATGAAGAAGGATGGCATGCATAAGGACGGCATGGCCAAGGACGGCATGGCCAAGGACGGCATGGCCAAGGACGGCATGGCCAAGGATGGCATGTCCAAGGGCAGCATGAGCAAGTAA